Genomic DNA from Apis mellifera strain DH4 linkage group LG6, Amel_HAv3.1, whole genome shotgun sequence:
cgattccttTTTTGCATTACGTTTCAAACATCTCATTTCGTACtttataattccaataatttaaaatttttaatttcaatcagtttttaacgttttttttataatccttAAAAACTGTCatcgaaaatatttgcttGGAAATTTCAAGATCTTAAGATAACCTTTAAAGGTTAATtgggaaaaataattagatacataaattcaaaataatcgaatatgtaatgattgtattaaataaataacatatcttctatatatatatatatagaaaaatgaattagaaaaataaaattaaataattcgtacGAAATGACTGTCCTGCGAACAggtattcgtatatttttaatcgatgtaACCGACAAAGTACACGGCGATTGCCGTTTATCCACTTTTGTATTTACGTGTATATTTTCAACTCGATAAGATCTATGTCGTATGACAGAAGGGTGGTATATAAGACACGAGAAGGGCAAGTGAAATGTgtaaaatcgatcgacgatATTGATGGAAATCGTGGAAATTGTCCAACTGAATTGAATAGCTCATttgtttacttttaaaatcaaaattattccatatgATTAagtaaaaacataatttcaagatattctttcatgcgaaaataaattttgaaaatttatacaattacaaaaaagatttatcaaggtaaaaattaatgatacaacattatattatttttagatataacactaatttaaaaatgctaattaatacgaattaatcgaataatcgttaaacataaaaaaaaaaaaagaaagagaaaattgcaTTCCTTAAGAGGAAATAACATAAAGGAGGTACAGGAAAACAGAAGCTGTACGTCCAGGAGCGGGCGCTTTCGTGCGAAGGTCGAGTCGTCAGTGGTTTAGAGAGAAGGGTGTGCGCGGGGCAGCcgaaaaagggaggaagaggggcaAGATGCAACGCACATCTATTGATTCTCCTTCAGCGTGAAGGCCCGCGTGTCCCACTCACTTTCGGAAgcgcgcacgcacgcacgcactcGCGCGTTTTCCCCGGCCGCCAGTACATGGACACGTGGCTTGCTGCGTGGCGTACTTACGTGTGCATACACACACGCACGAACCGCGTCCCGATAGTTGAATGCAGGGCACAAAACagggcctctctctctccttcattctttccttcccctccccttttctcCCGTACTTAGCttgaagaaggaaggaaaggaaaagaaaaaggaaagaaaaagggaaaaaaaaaagaggggggaaCTGGATTTTGCAACCTCCCTTCCGTGCATTCCTACTATGAATTTCCTTGGCCGGCTGCATAAAGAATTAGAATGCCAGAACAACGCACACCGGCAGTTTATATAGAGGTTTATACAGgatagaaggaaagaaaaaaggaggggtGAGGGACGTCATGTCCTAAATGCTCAAACGCGGCTTTGCACTTGCAACTATGCTTCACGATGTTGCGTATTCAAAATCTTGGAGGGTAAGCATCGGCTTTGCAAACAATAAACCAGATCGACACGGAGAGACACCGCTTCTCGAGGTTGGAATAACAAAGTGCACGGAACTGGCGAGCAAGAACAACTTTATTGCCTTTGTGTTGGTTGAACCAGGTTGTCCTATGTCATCGAGATGGGTAATTAACCGAGGCAACGAAAAATACGCCTCTTTCGAAGACATTGAGCATGAAGAAATAAGTACTTTAATGTGCGTAGGAAGAGAGACAAGTGAATCTTATGTatgtaaaatatcgataattgttGGTCtgattcgaaatgaaattcatatgatcgaaaaaagatcgaaagtggaaatatttctataggaaataatttgagattgaaaaattatatatttaagcaaagaaaaattaagatttaatttaatgacatatatttaaaataatttctctgtaAATATACTTGTATGagtaaatgtaaatgtattattttttactaattgtaaataatatctaaattattgatcaagttaaatcaattgttatatgtattatgtgtactaattatttatattaataaaaaacagttacgcaaaataaataaatacatgatAAGATagcaaatcaattttaatatgcaGAAGCAGTCTTGGAATAATAACGTTTCGATCTCATATTTGTTTACATGAATCGAAAGACACAGAAATGGTGTCGCAAAAACTATGAGATTCCTATTCGAACCGTTAGCAGGATGCAAAGTATGATTCGAATGTACAAGAGTCATCGTACTCAGTGGAACCAAACATGCAGAAACACAAACATATGTCACCGTTAAGGTTACGAAAACAATTGTTCTAGGTTGTCGTAAGGGTCAATTTGTGCGATGAGAAATTGTATATTGAAATCCATTCAAGCAACGATTGGTTATCGAATACGTTGCAAAATATTCAAGGAAAATctcattattttgttataatgtcacttaaattttaaatatatttgtgtgatagttataatataattttttaaaatattgttaatttacaaattttaatattacgatatgtaataattatatcatattcccATGTAacgttaaaaagaattataaaaatatagatattttataaaaataaataacataaatttttgtgttaaaatattataaataaatgcacgaaaatcgaaaaattagttttattgtaaaaatttaaattacatgtttttctttattcatattcttttttataatcactTTAAACTTTTATGATATATCATGATATAAAAACTAACAATAACAaacatgtattaaaataataatatagaaaaaaaaataagatttatatacaaattatgaggtattgaatatatgtattagaTAAAAACTTACGAAAATCGGTTTTCCACGCATCCGTTTCCCGCCTTTCTGCTTTTcgtattcttccttttcttaacttcccaaattttcttttaattcgagatgttaaaaattattctaacccTTTCGCGACATATCATTAAATGCCGGTACCatgcgagaaaaaaattcatttttaacgaaacatttccattcttattttaaatagtagGTCACCGAAATCACTTGTTGTAGGATTAGGGACTTTTGGATCATCATATACAAAAGCGGCGAGAAGATGACAATGTATGTAAAAGAACCGATTTTCGCGAAAAACTCTTAACTCTTTCGTCCGTACGCTGCCAGCAGCGAAGGCAACTGAAAACAGAGAATCGGCAGCCAGATTGTCGGTCACATAGACGTCCTTATCAcgcattgaaaatgaaaatttggtCCGGAATCAGTGGCGCCGTCTCGCGGAAGcgggaaaatttatttgatttttaagatctttgtaataagaaatatcttttttattgtagaatttaaatacgctttctatttgtaaatgattgttttataattatagtagaacgaattattgaaaaatgtacggttgaattgaatattttatctaattaaaaaagataaaaatgtgtttttatgatataaaaataaaataattatgaaatggtttaaattataatagtattgataaaattaataaactttaattataaataaaaaaaatagaaaaactattatataaattaacttaagttttttatttatatttcactgTAGTTTAACATTTCAACATgtgatggaaattttttctaggaaaaaatttacaaataaaaatcgaatttgtgtaaaacaatttgatataaattacatttatcctTTCActacatatattaatacattaaccGATAACTACTGTATTATCGTCGATAAAATCATAAGGTGGTACTTCCAAATTTAATGGAGCTGGTCCTTTCCTAATCCTGCCACTAGCATCATAATGAGATCCATGGCAAGGACAATAATAACCACCAAAATCACCTGCATTTGCAATTGGTACACATCCTAAATGTGTACATACACCCAAAACAATCAACCATTGTGGCTGCTTTACACGATCTAAATCCACTTGTGGATCTCTAAGAATCTTAATATCAACTGCTGcctctttttcaatttctttttttgacctattatcatgtaaaaaaaaatttatatttaatatttttttaaatatcatttaagaaatgatacaaaaaaatattcagtaaTTTACATACCTGTGTCGTACAAATATAGGTTTTCCTCGCCATTTAAAGACAGCACTTTTTCCTTCAGGAATAGCATcaagttttatttcaatttttgccaATGCAAGTACATCAGCTGAAGCACTAAATGTAGCTACTAAATCATGTATGGCTGATTTTGCTATATAAGCACCGGTAATTCCACTTGCtatgtaataatatcaaaatttatatttctatgtaattctaaaattgaaataaaataataaaaaaataaaaaaataaaaagaattaaaagatttatttaccAGCTGTCATAACATATGCAAATGATTTACGGCTACTTGAATTTTCTTTGCTTTTACTTCTTGGATCTTGTACAGCTTCATGACGATAATCACTAAAATCTGGCCACTGAATATCAGTATGTGCTAACCTCCTCTGCGTTGCTAATAAACTTGctgcaataattaatttaatcaaatctttgctttcaaattaatttatactgtagtatatgaaataacaatagaaatatttaagtttatatatatataatttagttaatatatatatatatataagtttataaatattttttttagttcctAAAATACGCAAAAGATTTGTGCAACATTAAGAAACTCAATTGGTATAACAGTAATCTAATCTAGCAGTAAGTATGTAAGGAGTGAATACAgcatatgattatataatcgaaatataaaatgaattttgtcgAAGTGAAtacaaaagttaataaaataactttgaattaaaagtttcaGACCTCCAATTCCTGAACTCACTCGTAGAGCTCCTGTAATAAGAGATTCTTGCGAACTTTGAACGAGAATCTGGTTGACGTCAgatttagtaataatttttattttttctacaatACCCCTTCCGGTCACTGGTTGCATTCCATTTGAAATGACAGATGTCGATTTTAAAAGTGGTAAGAAATTCGTCGACTTCGCAACAAcgttcatttttcttaattattcacGTCGAACCAACTTCATCGAATACCAACTAAAATTCGAAGACTTGTACTGTCAGATGTCTCTGCAATGCAACCTTCATGTAAATTATGTATAGATGTCGCGCAATAACGAGTTGAATATAGCTTTTCtagataatgaataataatattatcttcaaataataaataataataataataatattttctgaaatataaaagtttcatatattacttttacaaTCGAATGTgagaaacaattataattattatatttttataagaaaattctagatatagatattattcttaataattatttataaatattcttgatatttatgaatttaatctatattatttataaaaaattgaaatcctaaattattatttaaatataaaaattattaaatttgtagaataaaattttatatgaatatttatacgtataaatatatttagataaatgtttaaaattaaataaattttaaaaaaacaaattatattaatgaaaaaattattaaaatattatgtaataatattacatatatatataatatatatatatatatatatatatattatatatatatatatataatatataatatataattataaaattattatattgtataatatatctcataaaaaatttaataaataacaataaataattaatataaacaaaaaataaatttatattatatattttagtattatacTAGtctatactaatatataatgattagaatattgattcattgtataataatgttccatattacatataaataaatatttactataataaatatttagattaataattttatcttgaacaattagaaaatgtttttaaaaattcttataaatataaataaaattttatatgtttatgatttattgtatttaaatttattattatatttcgttttttatagtattttatgctaaaacatatattattattaaatattattataaatattctaacatttttacaattgatatttcagaacataacaaaaaaatcaaacaggATGTTAAATCTATTCTATTATCTCATCTATGGTAATAGTATACCGTTATGTTATATTGTTATTCGATATATCTTGTGTTCTtcgtatatattgtatttttctaaaaaacaaatatttttagaaaatgttaacaattataaatagaaattaaaagtatatataatatatatattgtatataattatatgaaatatgtgaatattgaatattgaactATATATTTTGACAGCACTAATCTTTgttctaatttaaatcattactgtcaatatttattgtaatttatctataaaaatggtaagtaaatagtattttataataaaaaataaatcatttttgttattgaaaactaaaatattaattttacattaaaaaattatttgtacgaaatattcatacaattttgaaggttatgtttataatacataaatatataatatataataatacataaatacataaatattcttttctttaaattattaatactttttaaaatattatatatatgtattttaggCGAATACATTACAAAATTGGAGTCCATTTGCCAAAGAATATGATCCCTTAAAAGCAGGTAGTATTGATGGTACAGATACAGAACCACACGATAAAGCTATTAGCCGTGCAATACAAGCACATTATGAATCTCCTCATGGCTTAAAATCAAAACCAGAAAGAACATTATTTGTTGCTAGATTTGGtccaaaaattacaaaacatgATTTAAAAgaggtataataataattttttaatgataacttttattaatatgacaaatatataatttaaatgtaattttaaac
This window encodes:
- the LOC411183 gene encoding cytochrome b-c1 complex subunit Rieske, mitochondrial; the encoded protein is MNVVAKSTNFLPLLKSTSVISNGMQPVTGRGIVEKIKIITKSDVNQILVQSSQESLITGALRVSSGIGASLLATQRRLAHTDIQWPDFSDYRHEAVQDPRSKSKENSSSRKSFAYVMTAASGITGAYIAKSAIHDLVATFSASADVLALAKIEIKLDAIPEGKSAVFKWRGKPIFVRHRSKKEIEKEAAVDIKILRDPQVDLDRVKQPQWLIVLGVCTHLGCVPIANAGDFGGYYCPCHGSHYDASGRIRKGPAPLNLEVPPYDFIDDNTVVIG